Proteins from one Thaumasiovibrio subtropicus genomic window:
- a CDS encoding TAXI family TRAP transporter solute-binding subunit: MNNIIKATAFLTAAFASSPAWSSQEFITIGTGSVTGVYYPTGGAICRLINKDRKSHSIRCSVESTGGSIYNVNTIRSKELDFGIVQSDWQYHGFHGTSKFQEQGPNPNLRAVFSLHTEPFNIIARSDAGIDKLEDLKGKRVNIGNPGSGDRATMSMVMNALGWETSDFKLTSELKGSERSQALCDNKIDAYVYVVGHPNGAIKEATTSCDAKLISAEHPAITKIVEDTPYYAMSTIPGGMYRGTDSDVNSFGVAATLVTTSDLSEETVYQVVKSVFESFDTFRRLHPAFANLKKENMVSDGLSIPLHPGAVKYYKEIGLL, from the coding sequence ATGAACAACATCATCAAAGCGACCGCCTTCCTCACCGCGGCCTTCGCGAGTTCACCGGCATGGAGTAGCCAAGAGTTCATTACTATCGGTACTGGCTCTGTCACTGGTGTGTATTATCCAACGGGTGGTGCGATTTGCCGCCTCATTAACAAAGACCGTAAATCACACTCCATTCGCTGCTCTGTCGAATCAACAGGTGGCTCCATTTACAACGTCAATACCATCCGCTCGAAGGAGCTTGATTTCGGCATCGTACAATCTGACTGGCAGTATCACGGCTTCCATGGCACCAGTAAGTTCCAAGAGCAGGGCCCTAATCCAAATCTGCGAGCAGTATTCTCTCTCCACACCGAACCGTTTAACATCATTGCGCGCAGCGATGCTGGCATTGATAAGCTCGAAGACTTGAAAGGGAAACGCGTCAATATCGGTAACCCAGGTTCCGGTGACCGCGCCACGATGAGCATGGTCATGAACGCGCTTGGGTGGGAAACGTCAGACTTTAAACTGACCTCAGAGCTAAAAGGCTCTGAACGCTCACAAGCGCTGTGTGACAACAAAATTGATGCCTATGTGTATGTGGTTGGCCACCCAAATGGTGCCATCAAAGAGGCAACAACCTCTTGTGATGCCAAGTTAATTTCAGCTGAACACCCTGCGATCACCAAAATCGTAGAAGACACCCCCTATTACGCAATGAGTACTATTCCAGGCGGCATGTACCGTGGTACTGATTCTGACGTAAACAGTTTTGGCGTTGCTGCAACACTCGTCACTACATCTGATCTCAGTGAAGAGACGGTGTATCAGGTTGTGAAATCTGTCTTTGAAAGTTTTGACACCTTCCGACGCCTCCACCCAGCCTTTGCTAACCTGAAAAAAGAAAATATGGTTAGTGATGGCCTATCCATCCCTCTTCACCCGGGTGCGGTGAAGTACTACAAAGAAATTGGTCTGCTGTAA
- the ispB gene encoding octaprenyl diphosphate synthase codes for MDFKTIQTLTNDDMAQVDQKILAQLNSDVVLINQLGFYIVNSGGKRLRPILAVLAARALGYQGENHTTAAAFIEFIHTATLLHDDVVDESDMRRGKATANATFGNAASVLVGDYIYTRSFQMMTSLRSLKILDIMSEATNVIAEGEVQQLMNIHDANVTEENYMQVIYSKTARLFEAATQIGAILTDADESTETAMQDYGRYLGTAFQLIDDLLDYTASADEMGKNAGDDLAEGKPTLPLLHAMQHGNQTQAAMIRSAIEKGDGRDLLAPILSCMHEVGSLDYTRQRAEEEAQKAIDAIAIIPESEYKTALIALAGLAVNRSK; via the coding sequence ATGGATTTCAAGACTATTCAAACACTTACAAACGATGACATGGCACAGGTCGATCAAAAGATCCTTGCTCAACTTAACTCCGATGTAGTGCTTATTAATCAACTCGGCTTTTACATCGTAAATAGTGGCGGAAAACGTCTTCGTCCCATTCTTGCCGTTTTAGCCGCTCGCGCACTAGGCTATCAGGGTGAAAATCATACAACGGCAGCCGCCTTTATAGAGTTCATTCACACCGCCACATTATTGCACGATGATGTCGTGGATGAATCCGATATGCGACGCGGAAAAGCAACCGCGAATGCCACTTTCGGTAATGCAGCAAGCGTTTTAGTCGGTGACTATATCTACACCCGCTCTTTCCAGATGATGACAAGCCTGCGATCTTTAAAGATCCTCGATATTATGAGTGAGGCAACCAATGTGATCGCTGAAGGTGAAGTACAGCAACTCATGAACATTCATGATGCGAACGTCACCGAAGAAAACTACATGCAAGTCATCTACTCGAAAACCGCGCGTCTCTTTGAAGCAGCGACGCAAATTGGCGCCATCTTAACTGACGCAGATGAATCGACAGAGACGGCAATGCAAGATTACGGCCGCTATCTGGGTACTGCCTTTCAGTTGATCGATGACCTACTCGACTATACCGCCTCAGCGGATGAGATGGGGAAAAATGCCGGTGATGATCTAGCCGAAGGAAAACCAACCCTTCCCCTACTTCACGCTATGCAGCATGGTAATCAAACGCAAGCGGCAATGATCCGCTCTGCGATCGAGAAAGGGGATGGACGCGATCTCTTAGCGCCTATCCTCTCGTGTATGCACGAAGTCGGTTCACTCGATTACACCCGTCAACGCGCAGAAGAAGAAGCGCAAAAAGCCATTGATGCGATTGCCATCATTCCAGAGTCAGAATACAAGACTGCACTCATCGCGTTAGCGGGTCTTGCGGTTAATCGCAGTAAATAG
- the argR gene encoding transcriptional regulator ArgR, whose protein sequence is MRSADKQERLIKAFKAILKEEKFSSQGEIVEALKGQGFENINQSKVSRMLTKFGAVRTRNAKMEMVYCLPVELGVPTTSSSLRELVMDIGYNNALVVIHTGPGAAQLIARLLDSLGKAEGILGAVAGDDTIFITPTQEMTTKELYDSVCELFEFSG, encoded by the coding sequence ATGCGAAGTGCCGATAAACAAGAACGCTTGATCAAAGCGTTTAAAGCGATTCTGAAAGAAGAAAAATTCAGCTCCCAAGGTGAGATTGTTGAAGCGCTGAAAGGCCAGGGCTTTGAGAATATTAACCAGTCCAAAGTCTCACGCATGTTAACCAAGTTTGGTGCTGTGCGTACTCGAAACGCGAAAATGGAGATGGTCTACTGCCTGCCCGTTGAGCTCGGTGTGCCCACGACGTCGAGTTCGCTCCGCGAGCTCGTGATGGACATTGGTTACAACAATGCCTTGGTGGTGATTCATACTGGCCCTGGTGCAGCACAGTTAATTGCCCGCTTACTTGATTCACTGGGTAAAGCAGAGGGCATCTTGGGCGCCGTTGCTGGCGATGACACCATCTTTATCACGCCGACTCAGGAGATGACCACTAAAGAGCTCTATGACTCAGTTTGCGAGCTTTTTGAATTCAGCGGCTAA
- the mdh gene encoding malate dehydrogenase yields the protein MKVAVIGAAGGIGQALALLLKNQLPAGSDLALYDIAPVTPGVAVDLSHIPTPVSIKGFSGEDPTPALEGADVVLISAGVARKPGMDRADLFNVNAGIVKSLAEKIAVTCPKAIVGIITNPVNTTVAIAADVLKKAGVYDKRRLFGVTTLDVIRSETFVAELKGKSPLDVSVPVIGGHSGVTILPLLSQVEGVEFTQEEIEALTPRIQNAGTEVVEAKAGGGSATLSMGQAACRFGLSVVRALQGESNVVECAYVEGDGQHARFFAQPVLLGKEGVEEVLSYGELSGFEQAALEGMLDTLQGDIAKGEEFAK from the coding sequence ATGAAAGTTGCTGTTATAGGCGCTGCAGGTGGTATTGGCCAGGCATTGGCTCTGTTGTTGAAAAATCAACTACCAGCGGGCTCAGACCTAGCGCTATACGACATCGCTCCAGTTACACCTGGCGTCGCTGTTGATCTTAGCCATATCCCAACCCCTGTTTCGATTAAAGGTTTCAGTGGTGAAGATCCGACGCCTGCATTAGAAGGTGCGGATGTTGTCCTCATTTCTGCGGGTGTTGCGCGTAAGCCTGGTATGGATCGCGCAGACTTGTTCAATGTGAATGCCGGTATCGTGAAGTCGCTTGCTGAAAAAATTGCAGTAACTTGTCCAAAAGCGATTGTAGGTATTATCACTAACCCAGTGAACACTACTGTTGCTATCGCCGCTGACGTGCTGAAAAAAGCAGGTGTATATGATAAGCGTCGCCTATTTGGTGTGACGACACTGGATGTTATTCGTTCTGAAACTTTCGTTGCCGAATTAAAAGGTAAGAGCCCACTAGACGTAAGCGTGCCAGTCATTGGCGGCCACTCGGGTGTGACTATCTTGCCGTTACTTTCTCAAGTAGAAGGTGTTGAGTTTACACAAGAAGAGATCGAAGCGTTGACACCTCGCATTCAAAACGCGGGTACCGAAGTGGTTGAAGCGAAAGCGGGTGGTGGTTCTGCAACCCTGTCTATGGGTCAAGCAGCATGCCGTTTTGGTCTTTCTGTTGTAAGAGCACTGCAAGGTGAGTCAAACGTTGTTGAGTGTGCGTATGTTGAAGGTGATGGTCAACATGCTCGTTTCTTCGCGCAGCCTGTACTGTTAGGTAAAGAAGGCGTGGAAGAAGTATTGAGCTACGGTGAGCTTAGCGGTTTCGAGCAAGCAGCACTTGAAGGTATGCTTGACACACTACAAGGCGATATTGCTAAGGGTGAAGAGTTCGCGAAGTAA